The following proteins are encoded in a genomic region of Mycoplasma sp. NEAQ87857:
- a CDS encoding IS1634 family transposase, whose product MKKEKWIIVRSKRKDTYYITAAISNGHARGYKRSIGLGNLEKLEKSTKDPINLLKEACVNWDPEWPKDKILQEVNRVLKNSVVESKVVNYGHQILFNTIDDLDIFEKTKETRSKELIKILKFIISTRILKQQSLIKTFESIPDYEIEFDSKKTTFYNSLDYLSDNKTTILKNINNSLISKNLRSVDVMWFDSSTVYFETFTSLGFKHPGYSKDGKFKEDQIVVGLITDENGIPIHYKLFKGNTADPNTFIPFINEIKKIYNVRMVTIIADRGMSTNKNIRFLEQNNIDFIISYRLKIATKRTKLFAQDPEGYVDLDNFKFKEETYESLWQKKRPNGRTRRRIITYSEKRAKKDKQDRQILIDNFNKKAKNGIVAQADLLAGKKYKFFKEIENGKTTSYKLDYEKIERDKKFDGLYAYETSRHDLTVQDVVDLYAKQWQVEENFRTLKNALRIRPVYVRSDKHIEGYFLLCFISLVLMRYLLTLVNKNLEPVLGVKNERFTNTRLIKAILSANKYVEVVNSKIITEKLIENKDNMQHLNDFVIIKKILETQKP is encoded by the coding sequence ATGAAAAAAGAAAAGTGGATTATTGTTAGAAGTAAAAGAAAAGACACATACTACATCACAGCAGCTATCTCAAATGGTCATGCTAGAGGTTACAAGCGAAGTATTGGTTTAGGTAATTTAGAAAAATTAGAAAAATCTACAAAAGACCCAATTAATCTCTTAAAAGAAGCTTGTGTTAATTGAGATCCTGAATGACCTAAAGATAAAATTTTGCAAGAAGTAAATAGAGTTCTTAAAAATTCAGTTGTTGAATCAAAAGTTGTAAATTATGGTCATCAGATTTTATTTAACACAATTGATGACTTGGATATTTTTGAGAAAACTAAAGAAACAAGATCAAAAGAATTAATAAAAATATTGAAATTTATAATTTCAACACGTATCTTAAAACAACAAAGTCTTATTAAAACTTTTGAAAGTATCCCAGATTATGAAATAGAATTTGATTCAAAAAAGACAACATTCTACAACTCTTTAGATTATCTTTCAGACAATAAAACAACTATTTTAAAAAACATCAATAATTCGTTAATTTCTAAAAACCTAAGATCTGTTGATGTAATGTGATTTGATTCATCAACTGTATATTTTGAGACTTTTACAAGTTTAGGATTTAAACATCCAGGATATTCAAAAGATGGAAAATTCAAAGAAGATCAAATTGTAGTAGGTTTAATCACTGATGAAAATGGTATTCCAATCCATTACAAATTATTTAAAGGTAATACAGCTGATCCAAATACTTTCATTCCATTTATCAATGAAATCAAGAAAATTTACAATGTTAGAATGGTTACAATAATTGCTGATAGAGGAATGAGTACTAATAAAAACATTAGATTTCTAGAACAAAATAATATAGATTTTATAATCTCTTACAGATTAAAAATCGCTACTAAAAGAACTAAATTATTCGCTCAAGATCCTGAAGGATATGTTGATTTAGATAATTTTAAATTCAAAGAAGAAACTTATGAATCACTATGACAGAAAAAACGTCCAAATGGAAGAACTAGACGTAGAATAATAACTTATAGTGAAAAACGTGCTAAAAAAGATAAACAAGATAGACAAATTCTTATTGATAATTTCAACAAAAAAGCTAAAAACGGTATTGTTGCTCAAGCTGATTTACTTGCTGGTAAAAAATACAAATTCTTTAAAGAAATTGAAAATGGTAAAACAACTTCATATAAGTTAGATTATGAAAAAATCGAAAGAGATAAAAAGTTTGATGGTTTATATGCTTATGAAACATCGAGACACGATCTCACGGTTCAAGATGTTGTTGATTTATATGCAAAACAATGACAAGTTGAAGAAAACTTCAGAACATTAAAAAACGCATTAAGAATTAGACCTGTGTATGTACGAAGCGACAAACACATTGAAGGATATTTCCTTTTATGCTTTATATCATTGGTTCTTATGAGATATTTATTAACTTTAGTAAATAAAAACTTAGAACCTGTATTAGGTGTTAAAAACGAAAGATTTACTAACACAAGATTAATAAAAGCAATTTTAAGTGCTAATAAATATGTTGAAGTAGTAAATTCAAAAATTATCACTGAAAAATTAATAGAAAATAAAGATAATATGCAACATTTAAATGATTTTGTTATTATCAAAAAGATATTAGAAACTCAAAAACCATAA